Within Deltaproteobacteria bacterium, the genomic segment TCGCCAGGGCGATGGAACACACCAGGGCGCGCGTTCGGGCGTCGGGCTCGGTCTGTACCTGGTACGACGCTACACCGAACTCATCGGCGGCCGCGTGCGGGCGGAAAGCCGCTTAGCCGAGGGCTCGACCTTTTATGTGGAGATCCCTCGCCGGCTTGGTGGCGAGTTCCGCAATCAGTAGAGGTCACGCGTTCGAGCCACGCGTCGTGGTACGAACGCGATGTCTGGATGATTCTCCTGGTGAACGTCCGTCGCTACTGCGCCAGCGTGGCCCGGCCGTATCGCGCACTGGCGTTGGTGAGATCGGGTAGGCCAGCAAGCGACACTCGATGGCGCCGTTGAACAGTACGTGACGGCGGGCGGCGCGCAGGCCGATGTGGCGGGTGAGATCGACGTTGCCGCTGAGCACATAGCCGGTCCAGCCGGGGAACTGACGCCGCAAGGTGTCGCCGATTGATCGATACAGCTCGACCAGACGTTCCTGATCGCCCAATCGTTCGCCGTACGGCGGGTTGGTGACGAGCAGACCGCGCACGCCGTCGGTGATGGACGTCGGCAACGGCGCGCAGTCCGCCCACGCGCGCCGCTCGATGTGGACCCGGCCGTGCAACCCCGCGCGCTCGACGTTGGCCAGCGCGCTGCGCACCGTGCGCGCATCGGCGTCGTAGCCGCAAATGCGCGGCAGGTGCTTCGAATCGCGGATCTCGCGTCCAGCCGCCTCTTGCTGCAAGCGCGCCCAGACGCGCGGCTCGTGGCCGCGCCAGCCGAGGAATCCGAAGTACGTGCGCGTATGGCCGGGCGCGACGTCCGCCGCGATCAGCGCGGCCTCGATCGGGATCGTGCCCGAGCCGCACATCGGGTCGAGCAGAGGTGCGCCGAGCCGCGCCAGCCGTGGCCACTCGGCGAGCAATAAGATTGCCGCCGCCAGGTTCTCCTTGAGCGGCGCTACTCCACGGTCCTGCCGATAGCCGCGGCGGTGCAGACTGTCACCCGACAAATCGAGACTGACCACCGCTCGGTTGCGGTGGATGTGCACGTTGACTCGTACGTCCGGTCGTTCGACGTTGACTGAAGGCCGGGCGCCGGTCTGATCGCGCAACTGATCGACGATGGCGTCCTTCGCCTTCAACGCGATGTAGTGCGAGTGCGTGAGCAACGATTGCGACGTCGTCCCGTCGACGGCGAGCGTCTGGTGCGCCAACAAGTGCTCCCACCAGCGGATGGTGCGCACCCCGTCATAGAGCGCCTGCGGCGTCTCCGCCGCAAACGACGCAAGCGGTAGCAAGATGCGATTGGCCACGCGCGACCACAAACAGGCGCGATACGCGACCTCCAACGCCCCGCGAAACGCCACGCCCGCCCGCTCCGCCGTGACCGCCGCCGCACCGAACTCGCGCAGCTCAGCCGCAACGAGTTCCTCCATACCTTTGGCGGTCGTGGCGTAGAATGAAAAGGCTGTGGGCATGAGGGCAGCGCGCTCTACCGTCTGCGCTCATCAGAAGCTCGGGAGGGTGTCAATCGGTGGATCGCCGCGCCGCAGGTTGATGAGCATTGCCGTACCAAGCACGAGGACCGAGGCCAGGCCCACGCCGGACGCCAGCGGTCCCCAAGGAGCAGGCAAGAGCGCCCACAGATGCGTGAGTCGGGCAAAGCCCGCCAACGTATACGCGATGATCGTGCTGCGTCGCGCCGTCCCACCGCGCGCCCACAGCCACGCCATCGCCGGCAGCATCACGACGTGGTCGTAGCGCTGCGCGTGTGGAATCGCGACCAGCCCGCAGAGCACCCAGAGATAGAAGGCGCCATCGCTCGCGGCGGCTGGCGTACGCCACATCACGACACTCACGAGCGCGCCGATGCCGATGCTCAGCACGATCGCCGCGCCACGCAAGATGTCGCGATCGACCGACCACGGGGGCGACCAACTCGTGTGCTGTAGTTGATCCACGGAGAGGCCTTGGATGTCTAGTTCCTGCGGTCTGCCGATGCGCTCGAACCAAGCCGTCAGCGATTGATCGTCTACGGTCGGTTGGTGCAAATAGCCAGTCAGCCGAAGTGGCAGGAGATCACCCCAATACTCGCGACTCGCGGTGGGCGTCAGCGCCGTACTGATCCCGAATGCTGTGATCAGGATCGTTGTGGTGCTCAATAGGAGTCGCCACCGTTGCAATAGCGGCAACGCTCCCAGCCACAGCAGAGGGAACAATTTGAATCCGACCGGTGGAACGAACAGCAGCGCGGCACGCATCGTCGCGCGCGGTGTCGGCGTCTTCAGCGCCTGCGCCACCGCGAGTACCGCGACGAGCAGGAAGAGACTGTT encodes:
- a CDS encoding DUF2029 domain-containing protein: MKRGAIAEIAAVGVIIHVATAMLRLDAFWPYPKQLDFVCDYVGAWAIRVGVSPYQPPPEFLATLRANTALALDLPFLASAPIVPWLVQPFTFVNYPAAATAWLLLSLGLTAWSARELARIADTKHTWAVFVLVLTFGPVFLTLTLGQNSLFLLVAVLAVAQALKTPTPRATMRAALLFVPPVGFKLFPLLWLGALPLLQRWRLLLSTTTILITAFGISTALTPTASREYWGDLLPLRLTGYLHQPTVDDQSLTAWFERIGRPQELDIQGLSVDQLQHTSWSPPWSVDRDILRGAAIVLSIGIGALVSVVMWRTPAAASDGAFYLWVLCGLVAIPHAQRYDHVVMLPAMAWLWARGGTARRSTIIAYTLAGFARLTHLWALLPAPWGPLASGVGLASVLVLGTAMLINLRRGDPPIDTLPSF